In the genome of Coraliomargarita algicola, one region contains:
- a CDS encoding response regulator yields the protein MNVLFIEDEKELAAMGAAQLEMKGFTVFLASDLAAARAILEDRARTVHFVISDHRLPDGFGVDFMIEIHGKFSQGKCAVVSGCLTAQDIERLEAHEIPYYHKPLLYGNLIDDLRRKHAARAAIPVPAPVPAEPTATAQVATPEVGQASAGAELNEATRPATKRKRYKIWPF from the coding sequence ATGAATGTATTATTCATCGAAGATGAGAAAGAACTCGCGGCGATGGGGGCGGCTCAGCTTGAAATGAAAGGTTTTACAGTCTTCCTCGCTTCGGATCTGGCGGCGGCTAGAGCGATCTTGGAGGATCGTGCACGCACGGTCCATTTTGTGATTTCTGATCATCGTCTGCCGGATGGTTTCGGGGTCGATTTCATGATTGAGATACATGGTAAATTTTCACAGGGGAAGTGTGCTGTGGTTTCTGGTTGTTTGACTGCCCAAGATATCGAGAGGCTGGAAGCACATGAGATCCCGTATTACCATAAGCCGCTTCTTTATGGTAATTTGATTGATGATCTGCGTCGCAAGCATGCGGCCAGGGCTGCTATTCCTGTGCCAGCTCCTGTGCCGGCTGAACCCACGGCTACAGCTCAAGTGGCCACGCCGGAAGTAGGCCAAGCGTCAGCTGGCGCTGAACTGAATGAGGCTACTAGGCCAGCCACTAAGCGCAAACGCTATAAGATTTGGCCGTTTTAA
- a CDS encoding 3-deoxy-7-phosphoheptulonate synthase has translation MKKVTDINITSKTLLPSPLALCEEIVKTDAADKFVAESREAINEIIFGKDRRLLVVIGPCSIHDLKAGREYAEKLAKLAKEVDDRMLIVMRVYFEKPRTTVGWKGLIMDPKLDGTSDIPEGLRIARRFLLDIIELGLPTATELLDPITPQYIADLVCWSAIGARTTESQTHRQMASGLSMPLGFKNGTDGGLGVAINAIKAASQPQTFLGIDNQGQANALTTKGNPHCHIVLRGGSHGPNYGADDVAQAREKLESAGLTPAIMTDCSHANSDKDPGRQPLVFDEIVRQSLIDPSVIGAMVESNLEFGNQSFPQPVADLKYGVSITDGCIDWATTEAMIRKGYQDLAPLFT, from the coding sequence GTGAAAAAAGTCACCGATATCAACATCACTTCCAAAACACTGCTTCCTTCTCCACTCGCCCTGTGCGAAGAGATCGTTAAAACGGACGCAGCGGATAAATTCGTGGCCGAGAGCCGCGAAGCGATCAACGAGATCATTTTTGGTAAGGACCGCCGACTACTCGTCGTCATTGGCCCTTGCTCGATCCATGATCTTAAAGCTGGACGTGAATACGCCGAAAAACTTGCTAAACTCGCCAAAGAAGTCGACGACCGCATGCTAATTGTCATGCGCGTCTATTTTGAAAAGCCTCGCACCACTGTCGGCTGGAAGGGCCTGATCATGGACCCGAAGCTCGACGGCACCAGCGACATACCAGAAGGTCTACGCATCGCGCGCCGCTTCCTGCTCGATATCATCGAGCTGGGCCTGCCCACCGCCACTGAGCTGCTGGACCCGATCACACCGCAATACATCGCCGACTTAGTCTGCTGGTCCGCGATCGGTGCCCGCACCACCGAGAGTCAGACGCACCGCCAAATGGCCTCCGGCCTCTCGATGCCACTTGGCTTCAAAAACGGCACCGATGGTGGGCTCGGAGTCGCGATCAACGCGATTAAAGCCGCCAGCCAGCCACAAACTTTTCTCGGCATTGATAACCAAGGCCAGGCCAACGCACTCACCACAAAGGGCAACCCACACTGCCACATCGTGCTACGCGGCGGTTCCCACGGTCCCAACTACGGCGCCGACGATGTCGCGCAAGCCCGTGAAAAACTTGAATCTGCCGGACTCACTCCCGCGATCATGACTGACTGCAGTCACGCCAACAGCGATAAAGACCCCGGCCGCCAGCCATTGGTCTTTGACGAGATCGTACGCCAAAGCCTCATCGACCCCAGCGTCATCGGCGCCATGGTCGAAAGTAATCTCGAATTTGGTAATCAATCTTTCCCTCAACCCGTAGCCGATCTTAAATACGGCGTCTCCATCACCGATGGCTGCATCGACTGGGCGACTACCGAAGCTATGATACGCAAAGGCTACCAGGATTTAGCACCACTCTTCACTTAA
- a CDS encoding metal-dependent transcriptional regulator — translation MPSATVEDYIKQIYLVSEKVTSCEVPMGQVAEALGVVPGTATTMVKALSDAGLVLYAPRVGVQLTEPGRKLALHVLRRHRLIEQFLVEVLGFDWSEVHEEAEQMEHVVSDLLLERIDRYLGHPTVDPHGDPIPSAEGEMVHGAVETLVECPLNTVVSVARISDQDPNFLNYIAESGLNPGVRLQVRTRSMSAESVGIELSDTGSTLALGLGAAAKVQVSMVS, via the coding sequence ATGCCAAGCGCCACAGTCGAAGATTATATTAAGCAGATCTACCTCGTTTCCGAGAAGGTCACATCCTGCGAAGTGCCGATGGGGCAGGTGGCTGAGGCCTTGGGAGTCGTGCCCGGTACGGCAACTACTATGGTGAAGGCGCTTTCGGATGCAGGCTTGGTTCTATACGCGCCGCGCGTTGGGGTGCAGCTGACCGAGCCTGGGCGTAAACTGGCGCTGCATGTGTTGCGGCGTCATCGATTGATCGAGCAGTTTTTGGTGGAGGTGCTAGGCTTTGATTGGTCGGAAGTGCACGAAGAGGCGGAGCAAATGGAGCATGTGGTGTCTGATCTGTTGTTAGAGCGGATTGATCGCTATTTGGGGCATCCTACAGTAGATCCGCATGGTGATCCGATTCCTTCGGCAGAGGGGGAAATGGTGCATGGTGCGGTCGAAACTTTAGTGGAATGTCCGCTGAATACAGTGGTTTCGGTGGCGAGAATTAGTGATCAGGACCCGAATTTTCTCAATTACATTGCTGAGTCTGGCCTCAACCCTGGGGTGCGATTGCAAGTGCGGACACGAAGTATGAGTGCCGAATCCGTGGGCATCGAGCTTTCAGATACTGGGAGCACTCTGGCGCTTGGATTAGGCGCGGCTGCTAAGGTGCAGGTGAGCATGGTGAGCTAA
- a CDS encoding N-acetylmuramoyl-L-alanine amidase — protein MRTFRILLALSVWPILLLAQSTPEQIAYALSTRYTPYFDGAARLDLEEVAAQKVEAWWSSPAERRVLGQELSAAPLAGLHLALDPGHVGGFWAKWEWRNFRISEQDYWVREGELVLEVAQRVRAELTRLGAQVTLLRESSQPINPETFADYWPAVAAQRTPPSEVNLQIQLQHAMAVRDAAIRMAIVSGELAERARVVNEQIRPDALLSLHINAAAWPEGDTQQLVQSDHTHVLVFGCLSEAELLSSEHQAQLIEKLINGSGPIEATLGAALGAALGEATGLPASDYQGDNAIRIDAEVPYLWARNLMLLRLVKCPTVLLEPYVANSEREYARIQAALNARAHHQPLPADDILLEYTSAVVEGVMQAYGTLQADGEVQ, from the coding sequence ATGCGAACTTTTCGAATCTTACTGGCGCTGTCTGTGTGGCCAATTTTGCTGCTGGCGCAGAGCACGCCTGAGCAAATCGCCTACGCGTTATCGACGCGTTATACGCCATACTTCGATGGCGCTGCGCGCCTCGACCTAGAAGAGGTGGCGGCACAAAAGGTGGAGGCCTGGTGGAGCTCTCCGGCTGAGAGGCGAGTCCTGGGGCAGGAGCTTTCGGCAGCGCCCCTTGCTGGACTGCATCTCGCACTGGACCCTGGGCATGTCGGGGGATTCTGGGCGAAATGGGAATGGCGCAACTTCCGGATCTCTGAGCAGGACTACTGGGTGCGCGAAGGCGAGCTGGTGTTGGAAGTGGCCCAGCGTGTGCGGGCTGAGTTGACTCGCTTGGGCGCGCAAGTGACTCTGCTGCGCGAGTCGTCTCAGCCCATCAATCCTGAGACCTTTGCGGATTATTGGCCTGCTGTGGCGGCTCAGCGAACGCCGCCCAGTGAGGTCAATTTACAGATCCAGCTCCAGCACGCGATGGCAGTGCGAGACGCGGCCATACGGATGGCGATTGTGAGCGGGGAGTTGGCGGAGCGCGCTCGGGTTGTCAACGAGCAGATTCGCCCTGATGCCTTGCTCTCACTGCACATCAATGCAGCCGCATGGCCCGAGGGCGATACACAACAGCTGGTGCAGAGCGACCATACGCACGTATTAGTCTTTGGTTGCTTGAGCGAGGCCGAGCTGCTGAGTTCAGAGCATCAGGCGCAGCTGATCGAGAAGCTGATCAATGGCAGTGGGCCTATTGAGGCTACACTCGGTGCCGCCTTAGGCGCGGCCCTTGGAGAGGCGACGGGACTGCCGGCCTCTGATTACCAAGGGGATAATGCGATCCGAATCGATGCCGAGGTGCCCTATTTGTGGGCGCGTAATTTAATGTTGTTACGCCTAGTCAAATGCCCGACCGTGCTGTTGGAGCCCTATGTGGCCAACAGTGAGCGAGAATATGCTCGCATACAAGCGGCGCTGAACGCTCGTGCGCATCATCAGCCCTTGCCTGCCGATGATATTTTATTGGAATACACCTCTGCTGTAGTGGAGGGTGTGATGCAGGCTTATGGCACGCTGCAGGCAGATGGGGAAGTGCAGTAG
- a CDS encoding IS4 family transposase: MSASTSLCLPLFSNFPAAFEELFSRESCALIFAQHGPRGGGQAKLNGWEWLMSRVYHELARSGTFSSNTKAVSGVRISDSALSQRALSIGEKLIEEILPIALRPLAERERDAQAFYHAYRLVAIDGTRFNLRNTGSINEQASKVACNRGSGEPAFAHLLAVVLVELGMHQPLGTRLGWQGEGELTLARQLFAAQDLPERSLLLADRLFGYPSLIWGLWSMLRRTHSYVLVRIKSNLKAKRTRQLADGSWLVEVKAVDPSTRKKVGVLELREIYGRVCYEDQNGHRSCLQIRLWTSLLDDTTSPATELIALYAARWEEELFFRELKSHLHARRELLDALTPQTAAQEVLAMLLAAALIA; this comes from the coding sequence ATGAGCGCATCCACCTCCTTGTGTTTACCGTTGTTTTCTAATTTTCCAGCTGCCTTTGAGGAGCTATTTAGCCGTGAGAGTTGCGCTCTGATTTTCGCGCAGCACGGTCCTCGCGGTGGTGGCCAAGCCAAGTTAAATGGCTGGGAATGGTTGATGTCCAGGGTCTACCATGAGTTGGCACGTTCGGGTACTTTCTCGTCTAATACCAAGGCGGTATCCGGAGTGCGCATCTCGGACAGCGCGCTCAGCCAGCGGGCCTTGTCAATTGGCGAGAAGCTGATCGAAGAGATACTGCCTATCGCGCTGCGTCCGTTAGCCGAGCGTGAGCGAGATGCGCAGGCCTTTTATCATGCATATCGGTTGGTGGCCATCGACGGGACTCGTTTCAATTTACGTAATACCGGAAGCATTAATGAACAGGCTTCAAAAGTGGCTTGCAACCGCGGTAGCGGTGAACCTGCTTTCGCGCATTTGCTGGCAGTTGTCCTGGTGGAATTGGGTATGCACCAACCTTTGGGCACCCGTTTAGGCTGGCAAGGCGAGGGCGAGTTGACACTCGCGCGGCAACTGTTTGCGGCGCAGGATCTGCCCGAGCGCAGTCTGCTTTTAGCCGACCGACTGTTCGGTTATCCTTCGCTGATCTGGGGACTCTGGTCAATGCTCCGGCGCACACACAGTTACGTTCTGGTTCGGATAAAGTCTAATCTCAAAGCCAAGCGCACACGGCAACTCGCGGATGGTTCATGGCTAGTCGAAGTCAAAGCGGTTGATCCATCCACACGCAAGAAGGTGGGGGTACTCGAACTACGTGAGATCTATGGTCGAGTCTGCTATGAAGACCAGAATGGTCACCGTTCGTGTCTTCAAATACGCTTGTGGACGAGTCTGCTCGATGACACCACCAGCCCAGCCACAGAACTGATCGCCCTTTACGCCGCACGCTGGGAGGAAGAGTTATTCTTCCGAGAACTCAAAAGCCACCTGCACGCCCGCAGAGAACTACTTGACGCACTCACTCCGCAAACCGCAGCCCAAGAAGTGCTCGCGATGCTCTTAGCGGCCGCGCTGATCGCCTAG
- a CDS encoding type II toxin-antitoxin system RelE/ParE family toxin produces MELKVVWTDPAIKNLRDIHNYIAEDNPAAAVSFGLELFKSTR; encoded by the coding sequence ATGGAACTCAAAGTAGTCTGGACGGATCCCGCGATCAAGAACCTGCGGGACATTCATAATTACATTGCTGAGGATAATCCTGCTGCTGCCGTCTCCTTTGGATTGGAACTGTTTAAGAGCACGCGGTAA
- a CDS encoding mechanosensitive ion channel family protein produces the protein MPQEASEIIAATGPVAEPTIIEKVIDGLALYGMKIIAAVLILVVGLWVAKKVRSCFVSTLQKREVDPTLVGFFASLIYGALVIFIVIAAIGKLGVQTTSFVAVIGAAGLAVGLALQGSLSNFAAGVLLILFKPFKAGDFVKAGGEAGVIVEVGILTTEMKTPDNIQIIMPNSSIMGGSITNVSAHPTRRVDMTVGVGYGDDLNKAKKIMEDLLAADERVLKDPAVTIAVANLGDSSVDFVVRPWVKSADYWAVKFDFTKAVKEKFDAEGISIPFPQRDIHVFQENAS, from the coding sequence ATGCCACAAGAAGCTTCAGAAATTATTGCCGCTACCGGTCCGGTCGCTGAGCCAACTATCATTGAAAAGGTCATCGATGGTCTTGCCTTATACGGGATGAAAATCATCGCCGCTGTTCTTATACTCGTTGTGGGCCTGTGGGTCGCCAAAAAGGTTCGGAGCTGTTTTGTCAGTACATTGCAGAAAAGAGAAGTCGATCCCACCTTGGTCGGGTTCTTTGCGAGCCTCATTTATGGAGCTTTAGTCATCTTTATCGTGATCGCCGCGATTGGTAAGCTGGGTGTGCAGACGACTTCCTTTGTTGCCGTGATCGGTGCCGCTGGCTTGGCGGTGGGTCTGGCTCTACAAGGTTCGCTTTCTAACTTTGCGGCGGGTGTTTTGTTGATTCTCTTCAAACCCTTCAAGGCTGGTGATTTCGTGAAAGCCGGTGGTGAAGCGGGTGTGATTGTTGAAGTGGGTATTTTGACCACTGAGATGAAGACCCCCGATAATATTCAAATCATCATGCCCAATTCCTCCATCATGGGCGGTTCGATTACCAACGTTTCTGCGCACCCGACACGTCGTGTCGATATGACAGTTGGTGTTGGTTATGGCGACGATTTGAACAAGGCTAAAAAGATTATGGAAGACTTGTTGGCTGCTGATGAGCGTGTGCTCAAAGATCCTGCGGTCACAATTGCGGTGGCTAACTTGGGTGATAGCAGCGTCGACTTTGTGGTTCGTCCATGGGTCAAGTCCGCTGATTACTGGGCTGTCAAATTTGACTTCACTAAGGCAGTCAAAGAGAAGTTCGATGCCGAAGGAATCAGCATTCCATTCCCTCAGCGCGACATCCACGTGTTCCAGGAAAACGCTTCTTAA
- a CDS encoding malate dehydrogenase, producing the protein MNKQPIRVAVTGAAGNIGYALLFRIASGAMFGPDQPVALNLIEIPPALDALKGVVMELDDCAFPLLKDVVATTDMDEGFKDVNWALLVGSVPRKAGMERGDLLGINGKVFTGQGKAIGANAAPDVRVLVVGNPCNTNCLIAMNNAEGVPNDRFFAMTMLDENRAKTQLAQKAGVDVTEVSNMTIWGNHSATQYPDFYSAKIGGKSAAEVIGDEAWLKDTFIPDVQTRGAAIIKARGASSAASAANGIVDSVRALTTPTAEGDTFSMCLCSDGSYGTPEGLIISFPCRSDGEKIEIVKDIELNEFSRAKFDASVQELAEEREAVKDLI; encoded by the coding sequence ATGAACAAACAACCCATTCGTGTCGCCGTCACAGGTGCAGCTGGTAATATCGGCTACGCCCTTCTATTCCGAATCGCTTCAGGTGCCATGTTTGGCCCCGACCAACCGGTCGCGCTGAACTTGATCGAAATCCCACCTGCCCTCGACGCGCTCAAGGGTGTCGTGATGGAATTGGACGACTGCGCCTTTCCGCTGTTGAAAGATGTCGTCGCCACCACCGATATGGACGAAGGCTTCAAAGATGTAAACTGGGCGCTACTAGTCGGTTCCGTGCCACGTAAAGCGGGCATGGAACGCGGAGATTTGCTGGGTATTAACGGCAAGGTCTTTACGGGCCAAGGCAAGGCCATCGGCGCCAATGCAGCTCCCGATGTGCGCGTGCTAGTCGTGGGCAACCCATGCAACACCAACTGCTTGATCGCCATGAACAATGCCGAAGGCGTGCCCAACGACCGTTTCTTCGCCATGACCATGCTGGACGAGAACCGCGCCAAGACACAACTCGCCCAAAAGGCAGGTGTCGACGTGACCGAAGTCAGCAATATGACGATCTGGGGCAACCACTCGGCCACCCAGTATCCTGATTTCTACTCTGCAAAGATCGGGGGCAAGTCAGCTGCTGAAGTCATCGGCGACGAAGCTTGGCTCAAGGATACCTTCATCCCCGACGTGCAAACACGGGGTGCAGCCATCATCAAAGCACGTGGTGCATCCTCAGCGGCCTCCGCCGCCAACGGCATCGTGGATTCTGTCCGCGCGCTCACCACACCCACCGCCGAAGGTGACACCTTCAGCATGTGCCTCTGCTCCGATGGCAGCTACGGCACACCCGAAGGTTTGATCATCTCCTTCCCTTGCCGCAGCGATGGTGAGAAGATCGAGATCGTCAAAGACATCGAGCTCAACGAATTCAGCCGCGCAAAATTCGACGCCTCCGTGCAAGAATTGGCTGAAGAACGCGAAGCGGTCAAAGACCTGATCTAA
- a CDS encoding aspartate:alanine exchanger family transporter yields the protein MNLEALNQLLLDQPLVTLFAVIAVGLLFGNITIKGINLGSSGVLFSALLAGHLGYSIPGGIGTLGLVLFVYCVGIGAGGRFFASVAREGATLAKLALVIVALGGLVTWAGAKLLDLPADLAAGIFAGALTSTPALAAATEGLKEAASGVSIGYGIAYPFGVIGVVLFVQVLPRILKHDLEKIAAEHDAGDAAEDRVENVLVECTNQNLIGKRIADSGVANLNACQVSRIFKDGQLVPLSYDDAFTEGLLLLLVGRSKEIAVAVDYIGHRSHRNVLKDVENERQQLLVTERKMAGKNLRDVAPLKNYGIVITRITRLGLTFVPNASTVIELNDQLTSVGRPDDLKGFAKAVGHRSNAIDTTDLLSLSAGLTLGIIVGLIPIGLPGSTPITLGLAGGPLFVALLLGHFGRVGRIVGHIPRPTRLLLQELGLVFFLANAGVRGGGSLAATVQEYGPMLFALGIAVSIVPLMVAWPLARKLFKLDPLQALGGICGGMTSTPALGAITAKTDSQVPVVSYVSAYPVALIVMILIAKVLIGLLA from the coding sequence ATGAATTTAGAGGCACTCAACCAGCTCTTACTCGACCAACCATTGGTCACGCTCTTCGCGGTCATCGCGGTGGGCCTACTCTTTGGTAACATCACCATCAAAGGGATCAACCTTGGAAGTTCGGGCGTGTTGTTCTCCGCATTACTGGCGGGGCACTTAGGCTATAGCATTCCTGGTGGCATTGGCACGCTGGGGCTGGTGCTGTTTGTCTACTGCGTGGGCATCGGCGCAGGGGGCCGCTTCTTTGCTTCGGTGGCACGTGAGGGGGCCACTTTAGCCAAGCTCGCACTCGTCATCGTCGCTCTGGGCGGACTTGTCACTTGGGCGGGCGCCAAGCTGTTGGATCTGCCGGCCGATTTGGCCGCGGGTATCTTTGCTGGTGCCCTTACCAGCACACCGGCGCTGGCCGCTGCCACCGAGGGCCTCAAGGAGGCCGCCTCGGGAGTCAGTATTGGCTATGGTATCGCCTATCCTTTCGGTGTCATCGGCGTGGTGCTGTTTGTGCAGGTGCTCCCACGCATCTTAAAGCACGACCTGGAAAAAATCGCGGCTGAACATGATGCGGGCGATGCCGCAGAAGACCGCGTGGAAAATGTGCTGGTCGAATGCACCAACCAAAATCTGATTGGCAAACGGATCGCGGACTCGGGCGTCGCCAATCTGAACGCTTGCCAGGTCTCGCGCATTTTTAAAGACGGGCAGCTGGTGCCACTCAGCTATGACGACGCTTTTACAGAAGGCTTACTCTTATTGCTGGTTGGGCGGAGCAAAGAGATCGCCGTGGCAGTGGACTACATCGGCCATCGCAGCCATCGCAATGTCCTAAAGGACGTGGAAAATGAGCGCCAGCAACTACTGGTCACCGAGCGTAAGATGGCAGGCAAGAACCTGCGGGACGTCGCACCGCTCAAAAACTACGGCATCGTGATCACACGGATCACTCGGCTCGGCCTCACCTTCGTGCCCAATGCCTCGACTGTTATTGAGCTCAACGATCAGCTCACCTCGGTCGGCCGCCCGGATGACTTAAAAGGCTTTGCCAAAGCAGTCGGCCACCGCAGCAACGCCATCGACACGACCGACTTGCTCTCACTCTCGGCGGGTCTCACACTGGGCATCATCGTCGGATTGATCCCGATCGGCCTGCCCGGTAGCACCCCCATCACATTGGGGCTCGCTGGCGGACCACTCTTTGTCGCCTTATTACTGGGACACTTCGGTCGTGTTGGCCGCATCGTCGGTCACATTCCCCGCCCCACCCGCCTGTTGCTGCAAGAGCTGGGACTGGTGTTTTTCCTCGCCAATGCCGGCGTGCGCGGCGGTGGCTCCTTGGCCGCTACCGTGCAAGAATATGGCCCCATGCTCTTCGCCCTGGGTATCGCAGTCAGCATTGTGCCGCTCATGGTCGCTTGGCCGCTAGCACGCAAGCTCTTTAAACTGGATCCCTTACAAGCTCTCGGCGGCATCTGCGGCGGCATGACTTCCACCCCTGCCTTGGGTGCCATCACCGCCAAGACCGACTCGCAAGTGCCTGTGGTCAGCTATGTATCGGCCTATCCGGTAGCTCTCATCGTGATGATACTGATCGCTAAAGTGCTGATCGGGCTCCTGGCATAA
- a CDS encoding IS4 family transposase, with protein MSASTSLCLPLFSNFPAAFEELFSRESCALIFAQHGPRGGGQAKLNGWEWLMSRVYHELARSGTFSSNTKAVSGVRISDSALSQRALSIGEKLIEEILPIALRPLADRERDVQAFYHAYRLVAIDGTRFNLRNTGTINEQASKVACNRGSGEPAFAHLLAVVLVELGMHQPLGTRLGWQGEGELTLARQLFAAQDLPERSLLLADRLFGYPSLIWGLWSMLRRTHSHVLVRIKSNLKAKRTRQLADGSWLVEVKAVDPSTRKKVGVLELREIYGRVCYEDQNGHRSCLQIRLWTSLLDDTTSPATELIALYAARWEEELFFRELKSHLHARGELLDALTPQTAAQEVLAMLLAAALIAKQRQSVASAAGVEPLRISFAKVLHKTAALCELLQVGADLITPQALAQWIQRLLDDLIYDAVIKKRRPRTCPRTLRQPTKDWPKTKVAQSKRVVKTIEVTNP; from the coding sequence ATGAGCGCATCCACCTCCTTGTGTTTACCTTTGTTTTCTAATTTTCCAGCTGCCTTTGAGGAGCTATTTAGCCGTGAGAGTTGCGCTCTGATTTTCGCGCAGCACGGTCCTCGCGGTGGTGGCCAAGCCAAGTTAAATGGCTGGGAATGGTTGATGTCCAGGGTCTACCATGAGTTGGCACGTTCGGGTACTTTCTCGTCTAATACCAAGGCGGTATCCGGAGTGCGCATCTCGGACAGCGCGCTCAGCCAGCGGGCCTTGTCGATTGGCGAGAAGCTGATCGAAGAGATACTGCCTATCGCGCTACGTCCGTTAGCCGACCGTGAGCGAGATGTGCAGGCCTTTTATCATGCATATCGGTTGGTGGCCATCGACGGGACTCGTTTCAATTTACGTAATACCGGAACCATTAATGAACAGGCTTCAAAAGTGGCTTGCAACCGCGGTAGCGGTGAACCTGCTTTCGCGCATTTGCTGGCAGTTGTCCTGGTGGAATTGGGTATGCACCAACCTTTGGGCACCCGTTTAGGCTGGCAAGGCGAGGGCGAGTTGACACTCGCGCGGCAACTGTTTGCGGCTCAGGATCTGCCCGAGCGCAGTCTGCTTTTAGCCGACCGACTGTTCGGTTATCCTTCGCTGATCTGGGGACTCTGGTCAATGCTCCGGCGCACACACAGTCACGTTCTGGTTCGGATAAAGTCTAATCTCAAAGCCAAGCGCACGCGGCAACTCGCGGATGGTTCATGGCTAGTCGAAGTCAAAGCGGTTGATCCATCCACACGCAAGAAGGTGGGGGTACTCGAACTACGTGAGATCTATGGTCGAGTCTGCTATGAAGACCAGAATGGTCACCGTTCGTGTCTTCAAATACGCTTGTGGACGAGTCTGCTCGATGACACCACCAGCCCAGCCACAGAACTGATCGCCCTTTACGCCGCACGCTGGGAGGAAGAGTTATTCTTCCGAGAACTCAAAAGCCACCTGCACGCCCGCGGAGAACTACTTGACGCACTCACTCCGCAAACCGCAGCCCAAGAAGTGCTCGCGATGCTCTTAGCGGCCGCGCTGATCGCCAAGCAGCGCCAAAGCGTCGCTTCTGCCGCAGGCGTTGAGCCCTTGCGCATCAGCTTTGCCAAGGTTTTGCACAAGACAGCCGCACTGTGCGAGCTACTGCAAGTCGGTGCAGACTTGATCACCCCGCAAGCGCTGGCTCAGTGGATACAGCGACTCTTAGATGATCTTATATATGATGCCGTTATTAAAAAACGAAGACCTAGAACTTGCCCCAGAACCCTACGACAACCCACAAAAGACTGGCCAAAAACTAAAGTTGCCCAGTCAAAACGAGTTGTCAAAACTATAGAAGTCACCAATCCTTAA